Below is a genomic region from Pleuronectes platessa chromosome 2, fPlePla1.1, whole genome shotgun sequence.
ATAAACCAGCAGATAAACCACCAGTATGAGGCAGAAGTTGAATATGTGATTCGGatgttgacatttcttttgattACTCTTTGAAAAGACAATAACAGACTGAAAGAGTCAAACGATCTATAATTAGTTTGAGACTCATCAGTCACCGTGTTTCAGTAACTTGGATGCAGCCTACATTTATGGAAGAGTCTATGagctgtttgatttattttgtttatgctGCATCATCAGTGATTGCGAAATATTTGCAATCCCAGTGGTGAACACTTGGTGGCAGTTTAGTTTTCGCACAAACCCCCTTGCAACAAGTGGTTGGTAGTTTTGGTGCGTTTGGGGATTCACATCGAAAGTAGATAAAATCAAAAACACAAGATGACAAGAACACATTTCGTCAGAGAAGCAGTTGAAGGCTGCAGAGTGGAGCTGATATTTTAACATGTCACCATCAGAtgtaaacaacataaaaaaacatggatGATGGTTCAATTCTGTTTTGCTTCTTCAGTGGGATCATGTCTGCTCGAGCGTCAGGTCAGTTGAGGTCATATCTGAGTCATGTtcagttctcctgcaggaacaTTTGGAAACTAGAAACTGATCCTCCAAACAAATCGGACCCTGATTTGGGACGATAGGGTTGTCAGTCAATCACTTGTTCCACAAAAGCTTCTATCCAAAGTGGTTTATAACAGAGGGACAACACTAAAGCTTCAAGACAATAGCTTAAAGAATCAAGTTCTAAGTCAATGTGTGGAAGTTGAGGTAAAGAGGTGCAGAGAAAGTGCACAGTAAGTGGAAGATAGGATTGTTAGAGGTGTAAAAATAGGAGGTTTTAAAGAGAGGGTTGAAGATAGGGACAACCTGACAACATCTGATCTCACGCTGGTTCCACTATTGGGAAACAAGATGAGAAGAGTCTGGACTGTGATTGATGGGCGACTtgtcacagcaggaaaaatACACGTGTCATAAGATTAAAAATATCTCCATAATATTCAAGTGTCCCAGTGAACCCTGTTGATGAGACAGATCCAGCATATCCTCTATTTATACCCTGAGAGGGAAGCAGCTACATTTAAGTCAGCCATCATTTTATTACATTCATGGTTATAAAAAGCTTTTCTACTATGACTGAAAATAATGCACATGTCCAACACTTAAACTTTCACTAAGCATGCTAACACTTAGCATGATTCATCAACTTGCTGAATGGGATCATATTAGCAACTGTTAAATATCAGCCTGTGTTTTCAGTCAGCCTGCATCGATGGAGCACCAGAGGTAAACAACCATGACAAACAattgtatttcattattctgtatttaatttaaaaggaCATTCAGAGGGTCAAGGATTAGTGGAATGTACATaaacaaagtatttaaaaagtgtaagaaagaataaaatactttataaaaataaaaatccttacagattcaatagggcctctcaccattcggtgctcgggccctaataaatgaCACAACAAAAAAGTTATCTGCAGTATTTTAACATAAACAATGTTTACAAGTATTTTGTAGGCTTTTTCTAAACCAATCCAGTCAGGCTAATACATATCTGGACATGTATATTGTGTATTGAACACACGCACATACTCATTTTTAGTATGGGacaattcattaaaatacagttttaacAAATGTAATCAAAGGCTTCTTTGACAGAAACTTATACAATAGAGACCCCTGAGTTTTTCCTTATATGTAAAAATGATATAAAGCACCGTATAGTTACGTTAGTGTAGAAAgtagaaagaaaagaacatgGAGCCATGATCAATCCTTGCTTCTATAAATAAAACCACCTAAAGATGAACAGATGTTTGCTGATGTGTTTACAGCATTAGTTATTAGTGTCCCATGAGCTCTTAGTGGAGCTGTTTGTTGCCATCGTCAGTGAAGCTGAAATGTTCGATcactcacagacaaacaaactgagcctgaacttgggtctgaataGTTACGTGTTGTCCAGCAGCGATAACAAACCCAGTTCGGCCAGTTTGGCTCTGGCTACATCCTCCCAGCCTTTATTAGCGAGTGGGTTCCTAGGGGACGGATGCATGATCCCCTCGACCCGCACAGTgacacctgcagcagagagagctCGCCGCGCCCGCTGCTCTGCTACCCTTCCAACCCCGATcaccatggagacacccagcgcCTCCACCACCTGGCACAGTGCTATGTCACACAGGGCGAGGAGGGCCTCCCGCTCAGCGGCAGGAAGCTCAGGGGGAGTCAGGTTCTTCCCGCTGGCGCTTAAGAAAATCAGCGGGCAAAGGTTGTGCACAAAGCAGTGACGAAAGAAGAGCCCAGGTTCACCGCACAGCTTTCTGAATAAGCCCCAGAAACGTGCTCCACTCACTTCCCTCTGGGTACAGGCCAGACCCGTGATCCGTCGCTTCGGATGCTCGTCATGAGGGCGACCAACCTCGCCTTCAATCTTCAGCCATTCAACCACTGTCTTCACTTCACCGAAGGGGACCTGGGGACAGAAGGAAAAGATCCTTTAAACAGCAGCTTGATCCCTGAACCACTTGTTTGCAGCAGAAAACTAACGTAGAGATATTTAATGTTGTTGATTGATTCAGGCCCAGATCTTGACACTTAAGTGCTGAATGTTTGAAATCAACACTTTGTGGTAAATAAGAAAGGGGGCACCCTCTACTGGTTGAAACTTGGCTGTTGTAATTCAACTGGAAGCAGGTGACACATCTGATGTATCTCTtcactgtgtttgcacaatgcactaaaaatatgatttatttatattgctaTCGATAATTATATTGGGATAATAATTGATTTTGTTTAGTTTCTCAGCCCAAGTTAAGCTGGGTCCACATCCTTAAGTGACCCGGATTTCAGCTGattcaacagttcccacaatgaccAGTGGAGAGAAACCTCCAACAGAACCAGACTGTGTGGGAAGGGGGCATCTGCCCCGCCCGGTTGGGGTGAGATGAGATtaatggaggagagaggagaggcgagtggaaaagaagggagagaagagagagatgaatTAATATTAGTGATGCCTATTAATGATGCCAGTTGATAATAGCAGCatcagttaataataataataataataataaggtgtttaaaatgaaatgcaaaagTAAAAGGAAAAAGTGCACAGCTGTTGTTGGAATGGTGTTGTTTGTCATGTAACAGTTTGTCCCAGTTCTAACCGaggcttgttgttgttgttgttgtttactttgTGGACACGCCCTCAGCATGTAATGTGAGTATCCCGGCTGCTCACCCCAGTCTGCGCCATGCCGAAGGGTCCCGGGTTCATGCCCAGGAACAGCACCCTCTGGCCGGGCTGACAGAACTTCTCCACGTAGCAGCGGTGCGTGTCCCAGGCGTACTCCAGCGGGTTGTAGATGTACCTGACCGGCTCGCTGAAGCTCAGCCGCCGGAGGTGGGtgttcagctccagctccacctgcagGAACCTGgcggacgaggaggaggaggaggagggggccgTGGTGACCCCCGGCACCGGTTTAAATCCCCCTTCACACAAAGCCAGCGGCTGGTCTCCATCTTTACAGCCGCGGTCAGCCGAACACTGCGCCGCGCTGCTGTCAGCGGACATGTTCAGCTGTGGGCGAACAATACAACTTCCTCCTCGTCCGGTTAAAGCATTTACTTTGTCTTCGTCAGGTTTGATGACGTGTTGACGCTGTTTGTCTTCTGATCTCGAGCCTTTGTTTATCAAAAACAACACTTCCTCCTCCAGTCGctacattttcttcttctgcgtcCTCCTGCGCTCTCAGGGCGGCGGCTGCCCTCTGCAGCAACACTGCTGTAATTACAACCTCAATCTCGTAGTataacttaaaggttcagtatgtGGAATTTATTGACATCTGCAAGTTGTTAAATACCCCTCATTTCAAGAAGCCTTTTATTCACgacatttatttaattgatcatatatttttttaaacattcatatAAATATGTTATTATAATGAAATCCAAGTTTACACTCAGTCCTTGAAAGCTATCCATGTAGCCTACAAGAAACAACCTAATTCCCCATTTGGTTTTAACTACCAGTGTATGGATATCTATTATGTAATAATATATAGAGTTCTTTTTACACAGAATTTTTGTAATTGTGTACATCTTATTCAGCTGATATCGGTAGTGGTGAACTCTCCTGTGGGTAGCAAGGTGTTAAGTATGTCAACTTCTTCTTCAATTAGGGTCTATGGTCTAACTCCAACATAACTCCACAGCATCATTGGAACGTACCACAGGGTTTTTGGGTTGGGCCGACCAGCACAGTTGCAGACTCATTGGGTCAGTTAAAGAGGTATAAAATACATCAACGAGACCAGGATGTTCCAACGCTTTGAGCTATACAAACATTTTGACAACGGTTTATATGACAcaaaacttgtatttcagccaACTCCCTATTTTCTTATTGATGTATCGTGCCATCTGAAATGTTCATTATTAGAAAAAGTGTGATACAAAAACCAGAACCTTTTTATGTCTTATATGTCAGAAGAATTCAAGTACCAAACTTTAGAAAAATCAAATAACATTCAATTGAAATATTCTTAATACAACCTCACAACTGCTTGTGCTAGATAATATAGCGATCGGTGCAGGATGGCTCAAGTATAATTTTAAGCAGTAAATCAGTCTCTAATGCCTCAACTTTACCACTTGTTTGAGAATCAACACATCAAAATTCAGTCACCAAGTCAAGTGAGCACATGTTTCCTTTACAAATTCTTTTATTTCAGCATAATAATAAGAAGCCTCTCCTCTGATTTTCATACAGTTGAAACTAATTGGATCACAAGGGTACATATTAGTTAGCCCATTTTACAATAATCATTGTAACATTTTTTTAGGAAGTTATTCTTATGCACTCATTTTCCTACACAAAATAATCAATATCAAGATCCTATCTTAACTGAGGACCATAACTCTGCATGCAagactaataaagaaaacaactaaTCTGTGATAGCTACTGTTATGCTGTTGTTCATCTAAGACCATTATCAATATAATTTACTACAAATACCAGGGACTTtgtataagaaaaaaaaaaacattttcttgtgGAACTACTGCGTCTAATGTCAAAATTACTGAACATACTGGGCTCTCAACTGTACTGATCCAAATTGTTCTGTCCACTTTCTGTCAGGTTGAGGAGAAATAGGCTTAGTCTAAAACCTAAAATCTAGTACAGTCTGAAGGAAAAAATATCCatctcttttttgtctttttttcctctcactccagtgtttacattttcatcagAATAAAAAAAGGTCCTTgaaacaatcatcaaaatgtgaTGAGAAATTCTCAAATAAATCATTTGATCCGTCTGAAAAATTAAACCTCAAT
It encodes:
- the smug1 gene encoding single-strand-selective monofunctional uracil-DNA glycosylase 1, which translates into the protein MSADSSAAQCSADRGCKDGDQPLALCEGGFKPVPGVTTAPSSSSSSSARFLQVELELNTHLRRLSFSEPVRYIYNPLEYAWDTHRCYVEKFCQPGQRVLFLGMNPGPFGMAQTGVPFGEVKTVVEWLKIEGEVGRPHDEHPKRRITGLACTQREVSGARFWGLFRKLCGEPGLFFRHCFVHNLCPLIFLSASGKNLTPPELPAAEREALLALCDIALCQVVEALGVSMVIGVGRVAEQRARRALSAAGVTVRVEGIMHPSPRNPLANKGWEDVARAKLAELGLLSLLDNT